The following proteins are co-located in the Phaeodactylum tricornutum CCAP 1055/1 chromosome 2, whole genome shotgun sequence genome:
- a CDS encoding predicted protein, with amino-acid sequence MRMFDVLHKLDSQDKQANRGRRTAATDRQRSLAAQSQTRVYHKCLESRILLQRPLQADIPENAVERQSAVEVCNALLVQLIHARRQLAPDKFARDTSNLADIETKVSAADPTEFHNSLQLEHEVLENEWETVFNRRHKDVRLQNGQAAEKSFRVVDASFWQQVVSTTQYEESKDKEFDDSKVYQHLLKDFCTSSTANISGSTAPLKAKRSSKSTRKQVDRRASKGRKVRYTAIPKLVNFTFPLSRPDTGSLDQDAWFQSLLGGVAHRT; translated from the coding sequence ATGCGCATGTTTGATGTGCTCCATAAGCTAGATTCGCAGGACAAGCAAGCCAACCGAGGGCGTCGAACAGCCGCAACCGACAGGCAGCGGAGCTTGGCGGCACAGTCACAGACACGTGTCTATCACAAGTGCTTGGAAAGTCGTATATTATTGCAGCGGCCACTGCAAGCCGATATTCCGGAAAATGCAGTGGAGAGGCAGTCGGCGGTGGAAGTCTGCAACGCACTTTTGGTGCAATTGATTCATGCCCGACGCCAACTTGCACCAGACAAGTTTGCACGGGATACCTCGAATCTCGCAGATATTGAGACAAAAGTCAGTGCCGCTGATCCTACAGAATTCCACAACTCGTTGCAATTAGAACACGAAGTGCTCGAAAACGAATGGGAGACTGTGTTCAATCGGCGTCACAAAGATGTTCGTTTGCAGAACGGACAGGCAGCAGAGAAATCATTTCGTGTTGTAGATGCTTCCTTTTGGCAGCAGGTTGTCTCGACGACGCAGTACGAAGAATCGAAAGACAAGGAGTTTGACGATTCCAAAGTCTATCAACATCTACTGAAGGACTTTTGTACGTCATCTACCGCTAATATATCCGGAAGTACTGCTCCGTTGAAAGCAAAGAGGTCGTCCAAGAGCACCAGAAAGCAAGTAGATCGCAGGGCTAGCAAGGGACGCAAAGTTCGCTACACTGCCATCCCCAAGCTTGTCAATTTTACCTTTCCCTTGTCGCGACCCGATACGGGTAGTTTGGACCAAGACGCCTGGTTTCAAAGTCTCCTTGGAGGCGTGGCACACCGAACCTAG
- a CDS encoding predicted protein, whose product MSEEVTKENDAATTMSEDLDRSVSLLETAPDQAKSILEDLQLRIAQIGLFSRNENLDDIATKSLPFLCLEHYLAVALTSIPGTSNPSSPKMSVPEWSLTSRLRNLHRACDLWDSFLQSLQQLEFLEARDQRDLETLTELSASTGGEKEALLMTMPFDRDTKIARFKAKQEAQGEKARLLALKKRRTRLGVAETEELVGYDEESLERTVALHTIRICISEAIDEWANTLRELPMLRRMLASQEDQAAQDRHRGIDPRASQDPREQQHRPPPSSYPLKVTHITKDNSGQLQIRKEDIKSQVFRPGWNQPTMSLEELAEMEVEQAMERDVKQTEAQILNARAPRRFDQLVKDGLEDDMELVEASAALDRNWDNWKDENPRGSGNKRGDVGDRNF is encoded by the coding sequence ATGAGCGAAGAAGTAACCAAAGAAAATGATGCGGCCACAACAATGTCGGAAGACTTGGATCGGTCGGTTTCCCTGTTGGAGACCGCTCCGGATCAAGCCAAATCCATTCTGGAAGACCTACAGCTCAGGATCGCTCAGATTGGACTTTTCTCCCGCAACGAAAACTTGGACGACATTGCTACGAAAAGTTTACCTTTTCTCTGCTTGGAGCACTACTTGGCGGTTGCTCTAACCTCAATACCCGGTACGAGCAATCCATCTTCTCCAAAGATGTCGGTACCGGAATGGAGCTTAACAAGCCGACTCCGAAATTTACACCGCGCTTGCGATCTGTGGGACTCGTTTCTACAGAGCTTACAACAACTCGAGTTCTTGGAAGCCCGCGACCAGCgagatttggaaaccttgacCGAGTTGTCAGCCTCGACGGGAGGAGAGAAAGAAGCTCTTTTGATGACTATGCCGTTTGATCGGGATACGAAAATTGCTCGTTTCAAAGCCAAGCAAGAAGCGCAGGGCGAGAAAGCACGACTTTTGGCActgaagaaaagaagaaccCGATTGGGTGTTGCGGAAACGGAGGAATTGGTCGGTTACGATGAGGAATCATTGGAACGAACGGTCGCACTACACACAATTCGCATCTGTATCTCTGAAGCCATTGATGAATGGGCCAACACTTTGCGTGAGCTTCCCATGCTGCGACGCATGCTTGCCTCTCAAGAAGATCAAGCGGCCCAAGATCGGCACCGGGGTATCGATCCCCGTGCCTCGCAGGATCCACGCGAGCAGCAGCATCGTCCGCCTCCGTCATCCTATCCGTTGAAGGTCACACACATCACCAAAGACAACAGTGGACAATTGCAGATCAGAAAAGAAGACATAAAGTCGCAAGTGTTCCGTCCAGGATGGAACCAACCAACTATGTCTCTGGAAGAACTGGCAGAAATGGAAGTCGAACAAGCTATGGAGCGCGACGTCAAGCAGACTGAAGCCCAAATTTTAAATGCTCGCGCACCGCGCCGTTTTGACCAGCTCGTCAAGGATGGTCTCGAAGACGATATGGAATTGGTGGAGGCAAGTGCAGCACTAGATCGCAATTGGGACAATTGGAAAGACGAAAATCCTAGAGGAAGCGGCAACAAGCGAGGAGATGTAGGCGATCGTAACTTCTAG
- a CDS encoding predicted protein, which yields MIDVDMNHSASKDDLDVEGTDRPSVLHVSASPESYRLLVDGTNAANTDSKIGITLIAKFAKDRIVLDDLTSDTTIFEVKLMLQEKTRILPKRQKLVGLVAQQGGAKSVVDALPLSSLKVKGKSTGNNGEIIHHFILMGTPEEDIFVDPRDHPDLPDVMDDFDLDLDPQQHINQDLLLKFTEKTAIHIMHPPREGKPLLVLDLDHTLLDFSSKTLQRDGSTLPGQGLAAAMKRPFMDDFLAICYQHYDLVVWSQTSWRWLETKLTELGMLTQPRYRFCFVLDKTSMFQITSKRRDGASVQHHVKPLHIIWRKFPCWDVHNTVHVDDLSRNFALNPDAGLKIKAYYRKKAPGRRDAALQGLALYLEKLVASGWKFQDVDFGEWMDVAAGAKPLRKKTDRS from the coding sequence ATGATTGATGTTGACATGAATCACAGCGCAAGTAAAGATGACCTTGATGTGGAAGGAACCGATCGTCCATCTGTTCTTCACGTTTCGGCGTCGCCAGAGTCCTATCGACTACTCGTAGATGGAACCAACGCGGCAAATACTGATTCGAAGATCGGTATCACACTTATTGCTAAGTTTGCCAAGGACAGAATTGTGCTTGATGATCTTACATCCGATACCACTATCTTTGAAGTAAAGCTCATGTTGCAAGAAAAAACTCGGATTCTACCGAAACGCCAAAAGCTCGTTGGTCTCGTAGCACAGCAAGGCGGAGCAAAAAgcgtcgtcgacgccttGCCCCTTTCCTCACTCAAAGTAAAAGGCAAGTCTACGGGTAACAATGGAGAAATTATCCACCATTTTATTCTCATGGGTACCCCGGAGGAAGATATTTTTGTTGATCCTCGGGATCATCCCGACTTGCCTGATGTGATGGACGACTTTGATCTGGACCTAGATCCTCAGCAACATATCAATCAGGATTTGTTACTAAAGTTCACAGAAAAGACTGCAATCCATATTATGCATCCTCCTCGTGAAGGGAAACCACTCTtggttttggatttggatCATACCCTACTCGATTTCAGTAGCAAGACACTACAAAGGGACGGATCGACTTTACCTGGACAAGGGCTCGCTGCGGCTATGAAACGACCATTCATGGATGACTTTCTTGCCATCTGCTATCAGCATTATGATCTGGTAGTTTGGAGTCAAACATCTTGGCGATGGCTGGAAACCAAACTTACCGAACTTGGCATGCTGACTCAGCCGAGGTACCGTTTCTGCTTTGTACTGGACAAGACAAGTATGTTCCAAATAACTAGCAAAAGAAGAGACGGCGCGAGCGTTCAGCACCACGTGAAACCGCTCCACATTATTTGGCGAAAGTTTCCGTGTTGGGATGTTCACAATACTGTGCATGTTGATGATTTATCCCGCAACTTTGCGCTTAATCCGGACGCTGGCCTGAAAATCAAGGCCTACTATCGAAAGAAAGCACCGGGTAGGCGTGATGCCGCGCTGCAAGGGTTAGCCTTATATTTAGAAAAGCTAGTTGCATCGGGATGGAAGTTTCAAGATGTTGATTTTGGTGAATGGATGGACGTTGCTGCAGGTGCCAAGCCCCTACGAAAAAAAACGGATAGATCTTGA
- a CDS encoding predicted protein — LNASERVCLVTKDNVPIPGGGIRADMRLRKLWHRATYVLVKHEPMHVEQHGTHDSDVYVLVQKRSILKDYCPGKLDPVPGGVVGYGETYSENAIREMQEEMGIDISLGPLRRLFTFPYEDDHVAVWGDFYECTYRGAMRDLKCQDTEVEEVYRMSLQTLRDQIHSSPDEFMPDACYAMKLYFQR; from the coding sequence TTGAATGCTAGTGAACGAGTTTGTCTCGTGACGAAGGACAATGTACCTATACCCGGAGGAGGAATACGGGCTGACATGCGTTTGCGCAAACTATGGCACCGAGCAACGTATGTGCTCGTCAAGCATGAGCCAATGCATGTTGAACAACACGGAACACACGATTCTGATGTGTACGTACTTGTCCAGAAACGATCTATATTGAAAGACTACTGTCCCGGAAAACTGGATCCGGTGCCTGGTGGAGTAGTGGGATATGGTGAGACGTATAGTGAGAATGCAATAAGGGAaatgcaagaagaaatgggGATTGATATTTCTTTGGGTCCGCTGCGTCGCCTCTTTACATTTCCCTACGAAGACGACCACGTTGCCGTCTGGGGTGATTTCTACGAATGCACGTATCGGGGAGCCATGCGCGATCTGAAATGTCAAGATACCGAAGTCGAAGAAGTCTACCGGATGAGCCTGCAAACGTTAAGGGATCAAATACATTCTTCTCCAGACGAATTTATGCCGGATGCCTGCTACGCGATGAAGTTGTACTTCCAGCGA
- a CDS encoding predicted protein: MYGLRPKPLAIFFDCDDCLYFDGWKTAKLLTAKIDEWCVNHGLRPGQAYELYLQYGTALRGLLAEGYLEKTDEAIDSFLQSVHDLPIAELIPRDDALREIMSALDPSIPKYIFTASVSDHARRCIAALGIEDFFLDIIDCKVCGLETKHSRHSFEIAMKIAGVSDPERCLFLDDSLTNLRTAREIGWR, translated from the coding sequence ATGTATGGGCTTCGCCCGAAGCCACTTGCTATTTTCTTTGATTGCGACGATTGCCTGTACTTCGACGGATGGAAAACTGCTAAGTTGCTCACAGCCAAGATTGATGAATGGTGCGTCAACCATGGGTTGCGTCCTGGACAAGCCTATGAGTTGTACTTACAATATGGAACAGCCTTACGCGGGCTCTTAGCGGAGGGTTACTTGGAAAAAACAGATGAGGCTATTGACAGCTTTCTGCAAAGTGTTCACGACCTTCCAATAGCAGAGCTTATTCCAAGAGATGATGCTCTCCGAGAGATTATGAGTGCTTTGGATCCTTCAATTCCGAAGTACATTTTCACAGCGAGTGTGAGTGATCATGCAAGACGTTGTATTGCTGCATTGGGAATTGAGGATTTTTTTCTCGATATTATCGACTGCAAAGTATGCGGGCTGGAAACTAAGCACAGTCGCCACTCATTCGAGATCGCAATGAAAATTGCAGGAGTCTCGGATCCAGAGCGTTGTCTATTTCTAGACGATAGTTTGACCAATCTTAGAACAGCTCGGGAAATTGGCTGGCGA
- a CDS encoding predicted protein — protein MSNKSNLDKAERQNGSKASATTIQAFHMRSEAEVGLEQPAMRAVALLGGPTLTVPGPFLGVSKPNATGLLRPPIGRTADPATGRASFEVKQEWSGLTASSAWDVKGEVLDMLPEDFPLERTHRYISGVQASVVAARISESLRSHSIEAEFDCQKAKAKCKTQDYVSFRIRLYAGGENADPVIVEVQRRCGPVSSFMVSCRAILDAAEGKVGHHASTPNKKIPAVAKSVRQMKCLQSVLAKQEVLVDDCIADLGRIASLLKSDRFDQNVLAMENLCCLTDPIRSSGAAALRVSKCVILGDEQSEIREEVRALTERDVFDRDEVSRHHSHQLRQLAHVTFANTLSMCSKSGHLATAIKDQKWFHEFLIPTLLDELKLAKVSPCSASAASRSLFSVMTSSESALRQILEQDVMETLKMANEFGRARHALLFNETARLLKLCQ, from the exons ATGAGCAACAAGTCAAACCTCGACAAGGCCGAGCGTCAAAATGGGTCGAAAGCTTCAGCCACAACGATACAAGCTTTCCATATGCGCAGTGAAGCGGAAGTCGGTTTGGAGCAGCCTGCTATGCG TGCGGTAGCGCTTTTGGGCGGTCCTACGCTGACGGTGCCGGGGCCGTTTCTAGGTGTTTCAAAGCCTAATGCGACGGGACTGCTACGTCCTCCCATTGGGCGGACCGCCGACCCCGCCACAGGCCGGGCTTCTTTCGAAGTGAAGCAAGAATGGAGCGGTTTGACGGCTTCTTCAGCTTGGGACGTGAAAGGCGAAGTCCTTGATATGTTGCCAGAGGATTTTCCACTGGAAAGGACCCACCGTTACATATCTGGTGTTCAGGCATCCGTTGTTGCAGCTCGGATCTCTGAGTCTCTCCGCTCTCACTCCATCGAAGCTGAATTTGATTGCCAAAAGGCAAAGGCGAAGTGCAAGACTCAAGATTATGTCAGTTTCCGAATTCGACTATATGCCGGCGGCGAAAACGCCGACCCAGTTATTGTGGAAGTTCAAAGGAGGTGTGGCCCTGTCTCTAGTTTTATGGTGAGTTGTAGAGCCATTCTGGATGCAgcggaaggaaaagtaggCCATCATGCTTCTACTCCAAATAAAAAAATTCCCGCGGTGGCCAAATCAGTGCGTCAGATGAAATGTCTTCAGTCTGTTCTTGCTAAGCAGGAAGTGTTGGTGGACGACTGCATCGCCGATTTGGGGAGGATCGCGTCTTTGCTGAAATCGGATCGATTTGACCAGAACGTTCTTGCTATGGAAAATTTATGCTGTTTGACTGATCCAATCAGGAGCTCTGGTGCTGCTGCTCTACGAGTCTCAAAATGCGTGATTTTAGGAGACGAACAGAGTGAAATTAGAGAGGAAGTGCGCGCCTTGACGGAGCGCGATGTGTTTGATCGTGATGAAGTTTCTCGACACCATTCCCATCAGTTGAGGCAATTGGCTCATGTCACGTTTGCAAACACTTTGTCTATGTGTTCAAAAAGTGGTCATCTTGCGACGGCAATCAAGGATCAAAAATGGTTTCATGAGTTTCTTATTCCCACTCTGTTGGATGAGTTAAAACTTGCTAAAGTTTCACCTTGTTCAGCGAGCGCCGCCAGCAGATCGCTGTTCAGTGTAATGACTTCGTCCGAAAGTGCTCTTCGACAgattttggaacaagacgTTATGGAAACTTTAAAGATGGCCAATGAATTCGGGCGTGCACGCCATGCATTGTTGTTCAATGAAACAGCTCGTCTTCTTAAGCTCTGTCAATAG
- a CDS encoding predicted protein, translating into MLPSPEQTWSHGTVSRDRLETALSHPDITAIEIDILMGYDTTQPQESRPYQAMACHPPQKESDLSVAVFWDRVLCKQHGSPLRHVKLDFKDLDSVRPTLASLRDHLSQRTSRAFRTSATTIFLNADIFPGPGFRGKNAHLHAKSFLELCAQEVCSLTNPMAFSFGFKVDYRILEPYSTIDSDALATLTRSLSSTLPQLG; encoded by the coding sequence ATGCTTCCTTCACCGGAACAAACCTGGTCGCATGGTACTGTATCGAGGGATCGCTTGGAGACGGCGTTGTCACATCCAGATATTACAGCCATTGAAATCGACATCCTTATGGGCTATGACACAACCCAACCACAGGAATCTCGTCCTTACCAAGCAATGGCTTGCCATCCTCCCCAAAAGGAGAGTGACCTTTCTGTAGCTGTCTTCTGGGATCGCGTTTTGTGCAAGCAGCACGGCTCTCCGCTTCGCCACGTCAAACTCGATTTCAAGGACTTGGATTCTGTACGGCCAACACTAGCGTCTCTTCGAGACCATCTTTCACAAAGAACAAGCCGCGCTTTCCGAACCTCAGCGACAACCATATTTTTAAATGCGGATATTTTCCCTGGTCCCGGTTTCCGGGGCAAGAATGCGCATCTACACGCAAAGTCTTTTCTGGAGCTCTGCGCACAAGAAGTATGTAGTTTGACGAACCCTATGGCTTTTTCATTTGGTTTTAAAGTCGACTACAGAATTCTCGAGCCGTACAGCACTATTGATAGCGATGCACTGGCAACGTTAACTCGATCGCTGAGCTCCACCCTTCCTCAACTTGGTTAG
- a CDS encoding predicted protein: MSTEQGERSSSQKAASSKSQNPSETLVAIKPEKTSSQSVSSDPVTTPSKLKDEVFLKPHPVKRDQPSDSTTPSTPEDRPNRPLQVIAVSASKGPAAFFNLARKFLVTDEMCDLSALEGAIVTAVDAAHLLERSKLAAIVSSGTEEENSTIATAATKLAPRRGFIVTPITF; the protein is encoded by the exons ATGTCCACAGAACAAGGCGAAAGGTCTTCCAGTCAAAAAGCGGCCTCATCAAAAAGCCAAAATCCCTCCGAAACCTTGGTTGCTATTAAACCTGAAAAAACAAGCTCCCAATCAGTCTCGTCGGATCCCGTCACCACTCCTTCGAAGCTGAAAGATGAAGTATTTCTAAAACCACATCCTGTCAAACGTGACCAGCCGTCGGACAGTACCACACCATCCACTCCAGAGGACCGCCCAAATCGTCCGCTCCAAGTTATCGCAGTCAGTGCTTCCAAGGGCCCCGCAGCCTTTTTCAATCTCGCCCGAAAGTTTCTCGTCACTGACGAGATGTGCGATCTGTCAGCGTTGGAAGGAGCTATTGTGACAGCAGTTGACGCGGCACATCTTTTGGAACGGTCGAAACTTGCCGCGATCGTCAG CAGTGGAACCGAGGAGGAAAACAGTACCATCGCCACAGCTGCAACCAAACTCGCCCCCCGGCGAGGCTTCATTGTCACCCCTATCACCTTCTAA
- a CDS encoding predicted protein produces MQHISRQGVHDNVMGVYDVLQDEEYLLMFMPYCSSGDLFSFVQQAGRFPEPMARYWFKQILEGVSHLQRMGVCHRDLSLENILVDKYRTSIIIDLGMCLRVPYDGGNHVTDVSSGTIRRLIKPLVPCGKPNYISPEVLKSHEAFDGFAVDLWASAVILFIMVVGLPPWEYANNDDPRYRMVIGGGLERMLRSWDREISPLVADLLQKMLREDPRHRLSLMEIKDHPWITVDESVDGMPYAPEEEWRR; encoded by the exons ATGCAACATATAAGTAGGCAGGGTGTCCACGACAATGTTATGGGAGTATATGACGTTTTGCAAGATGAGGAATATTTGTTAATGTTCATGCCCTACTGTTCCTCGGGCgatcttttttcttttgtacaACAAGCTGGAAGGTTTCCGGAACCAATGGCACGATACTGGTTTAAGCAAATTTTAGAG GGTGTCTCACATTTGCAGAGGATGGGCGTTTGCCATCGGGATTTGTCGCTAGAAAACATTTTGGTCGACAAGTATCGAACATCCATCATCATCGATCTGGGAATGTGTTTACGGGTTCCATACGACGGTGGTAATCACGTTACCGATGTTTCGTCTGGTACAATCCGGCGTCTGATTAAACCGCTTGTCCCCTGCGGTAAACCAAACTACATTTCTCCGGAGGTCTTGAAATCGCATGAGGCGTTCGATggatttgctgttgattTGTGGGCGTCGGCTGTGATTTTGTTCATTATGGTTGTCGGTTTGCCGCCCTGGGAATATGCCAACAACGATGATCCAAGATACCGGATGGTCATTGGAGGCGGTCTGGAACGTATGCTACGAAGTTGGGACCGAGAAATTAGCCCTCTGGTCGCAGATCTATTGCAAAAAATGCTGAGAGAAGATCCTAGACACAGATTGTCTCTGATGGAAATCAAGGACCATCCTTGGATTACAGTGGATGAATCTGTTGATGGGATGCCATACGCACCTGAAGAGGAATGGAGAAGGTAA
- a CDS encoding predicted protein: protein MVFAKLFEDTQKRNRDEAKVSTASSNTEAASPPKSHSETVTRNRKSDTPPLKGKARSTDHNKSSSLSYKRHRGVNPVERQNGSRRKVVSQEALSLSRQLQELSRQKRLDQALKVYWSSQNDKIRDSHHACIVVDCCSRCGMVEKAEKIVADLRRKGSIVNVETETALLKGYAHSGMLHAAMDMFRQMCQSKFNRPNVRTLNTLLRGCMWTASTKRDGHVAGGVISSEEAWQLYTSTSGVDTLDSSSYEYSITLLTQALRIKQATRRIEDFRAKYGINLKGKASFSGGDQSGTETLAVAYLGLARAFALRGDSPNTWLACQRVLNAVKLSQTYLMELEQVASIESSGKKRRRMEAQGGKRAWKKGGDDKSEEKDNRRASSNSTFRTHRLSEIAAEAKALIKVRGKYSADLKPQSDLASRLMVSLFYFSGGGTTNMIANKELKQLTASKREDPFAYIIPTWTSFGLSELTERAESIVHLDENSIRDGIGSVDVRALRDDGTINFDTVFGTTAKGRPLDIELGAGFGDWIARQAFHRPKRNHIAVELRADRVHQIFAKGTLQATQPLDNLCVVGAESGDFLKDRLRSGSLATVFVNHPEPPTQTFGGDRSELEAIQKGGGEPAHMLTSGTLEAAANSLHSGGRLVIVTDNRWYARLLASTLLKVVRQKPDLFRPPRPKEFHASNLHQMEYFGGSTGQAGVPLYEGQPNEGIGHVKYDVSTGASYFDRLWKSGAGLHAERQTRFILIMYRC from the coding sequence ATGGTCTTCGCCAAGCTCTTCGAAGATACCCAGAAGAGGAATAGGGATGAAGCTAAGGTGTCGACGGCTTCGTCGAATACCGAAGCTGCTTCGCCTCCCAAGTCGCATTCCGAAACCGTCACCAGAAACAGGAAATCTGACACGCCTCCTTTGAAAGGAAAGGCTCGATCTACCGACCACAATAAGTCTAGTTCTTTGTCGTACAAACGTCACCGTGGTGTCAATCCGGTGGAACGCCAGAATGGTTCGAGAAGGAAAGTAGTATCGCAAGAAGCGCTCTCACTTTCAAGGCAACTACAGGAACTCTCTCGGCAAAAGCGCCTCGACCAAGCCCTCAAGGTCTATTGGAGTAGTCAGAACGACAAAATTAGGGACAGTCATCACGCATGTATTGTAGTGGACTGCTGCTCGCGATGCGGAATGGTTGAGAAGGCCGAGAAAATAGTCGCGGACCTGCGCCGAAAAGGTTCAATCGTAAACGTGGAAACCGAAACAGCCCTTTTGAAAGGGTACGCGCATAGCGGAATGCTCCATGCAGCGATGGACATGTTTCGACAGATGTGTCAGTCCAAGTTTAATAGACCCAACGTGCGTACATTGAACACACTATTAAGAGGATGCATGTGGACTGCTTCGACGAAACGCGACGGTCATGTTGCTGGTGGTGTGATATCAAGTGAAGAGGCCTGGCAGCTCTATACGTCTACATCGGGCGTCGATACTCTCGATTCATCTTCCTATGAATACTCTATTACACTTTTGACCCAAGCGCTAAGGATAAAACAAGCGACACGCCGTATTGAAGACTTCCGAGCTAAGTATGGTATCAACCTAAAAGGGAAGGCCAGTTTTAGCGGCGGGGACCAGTCTGGAACAGAAACACTTGCGGTTGCCTACCTTGGTTTGGCTCGAGCTTTTGCTTTACGCGGAGATTCACCAAATACGTGGCTAGCCTGCCAGAGAGTTTTGAATGCCGTCAAACTCTCGCAGACTTACCTGATGGAACTTGAGCAGGTGGCGTCCATCGAATCCAGTGGCAAAAAGAGACGTCGAATGGAAGCCCAGGGCGGCAAACGTGCTTGGAAGAAGGGCGGTGACGACAAAAGCGAGGAAAAGGACAATCGTAGGGCATCATCAAATTCCACGTTTCGAACACATCGTCTATCGGAAATTGCAGCAGAGGCGAAAGCTTTGATTAAAGTTAGAGGGAAGTACAGTGCTGACTTAAAGCCCCAATCAGATTTAGCATCGCGGCTCATGGTATCCTTGTTTTATTTTTCGGGGGGTGGCACAACCAACATGATAGCGAATAAAGAACTGAAGCAACTTACAGCTTCGAAACGAGAAGATCCCTTTGCCTACATTATTCCAACGTGGACTAGCTTTGGCTTGTCAGAACTAACAGAGCGGGCAGAATCCATCGTTCATCTCGACGAAAATAGCATTCGAGACGGGATTGGAAGTGTTGATGTCAGGGCATTGCGAGACGATGGGACTATTAATTTTGACACTGTCTTTGGCACCACGGCAAAGGGTCGCCCATTGGACATTGAGCTTGGTGCCGGTTTCGGTGACTGGATTGCTCGACAAGCGTTCCACAGGCCAAAACGAAACCATATTGCCGTTGAACTCCGTGCCGATCGTGTACATCAGATCTTTGCGAAAGGTACGTTGCAAGCTACGCAACCGCTCGATAATCTGTGCGTTGTGGGTGCGGAGAGTGGTGACTTTTTAAAAGATCGGCTTCGTTCCGGATCTCTAGCCACGGTCTTTGTGAATCATCCCGAGCCTCCCACACAAACATTTGGCGGAGACCGGAGTGAGCTCGAGGCAATCCAAAAAGGAGGGGGAGAACCCGCTCATATGCTGACTAGCGGAACATTGGAAGCTGCCGCGAACAGTCTCCATTCCGGAGGCCGTCTGGTCATTGTCACGGACAATCGCTGGTACGCTCGTCTTCTGGCCTCGACCTTGCTCAAAGTGGTGCGACAAAAGCCGGACCTATTCCGACCCCCTAGGCCTAAGGAGTTTCATGCGTCCAATTTGCACCAAATGGAATATTTTGGGGGCAGCACTGGCCAAGCAGGTGTCCCATTGTACGAAGGACAGCCTAACGAAGGCATTGGTCACGTCAAGTACGATGTCAGCACAGGCGCCAGCTACTTTGATCGGCTCTGGAAAAGCGGTGCAGGCTTGCATGCGGAACGGCAAACGAGGTTCATCCTCATCATGTACCGATGTTAG